GCAGCTATCGTCCTAATGAGTTTTCATTTTCTAGTGTTGTTAAATCATCTGTAGGCCTAGAGGTGCAGCAGCTTCATTCATTCATAATAAAGATGGGCTATCATGATAATGAGTACGTATCCAGCTCTCTTATCAGTTCATATGCCAAAAATGGATTTATAGATGATGCCTTGAAATTTGTGGATGCTAAGTGTACACCGATTTCTGTAGTCACTTCCAATGTGATTGCTGGTATTTATAATAGAACCAGGCAGTATGAAAAGACTCAAGAACTATATTCTGCACTTGAGGAACCTGATATTGTGTCTTGGAACATCTTAATTGCAGCTTGTTCTCGAAATGGTGATTATAGAGAAGCTTTTGATCTCTTTGATCATATGCAGAGAGCTAAGATAAGACCAGACAATTACACTTATGCTAGCCTCTTTAGTATCTGTTCCAAACTTTGCAACCTGGCTTTGGGAAGGTCTCTTCATGGTCTGGTTTTTAAGACTGATATTAAATGCTGTGACACGTTTGTCTGCAATGTAATGATTGATATGTATGGAAAATGTGGGAGCCTGGGGTGTTCATTTAAGATCTTTAATGAAATGACAAACAGGAATGTTATTACATGGACTGCTATTATTTCAGCCCTTGGATTACATGGTCATGCTCATGAAGCACTACAAAAGTTCAAAGAGATGGAGGCGGAGGGCTTCATGCCAGATAAGGTTGCTTTAATTGCTGTTATTTCGGCATGCAGGCATGTGGGATTAGTAAAAGAGGGGTTGGAATTATTTGAGAAAATGAAACCGGAGTATGGAGTTGAACCAGAAATGGATCACTACCTCCTCGCCGTTGACTTATTGGCTAGATATGGCAATCTAAGAGAAGCTGAAGAGTTAATTGCTGGGATGCCCTTCCCGCCAAATGCACTTGTTTGGCGTAGCTTTCTTGAAGGCTGCAAGAGAAAAAGAACCACACATAATGTGGCCCTTCTCATGTAAATAGCCTTGAGCAAATGAGTTGACATTCTACTCTGCTTACACAGAGATCAGTGTGAGGTAATTGTATTGGCATGCAAGAGGTTGTTTATAGAAGTCTTGAAGTACTTCAATATCACAAATGGGTCTAAAATTATACAAGTCAAAGATAATGAGCGTAAATCCATATATTGGTGAAATTGATCTGCCCTCTTCTGGTTGACAGATTTGACTTTTCTTTAGTTTGTGTCACTGTGTTCCTTTCAGAATTTGATCCTTCAGTGATGAAGTTAGAAGCAAAATAAGGCTTTGATCCTCTGCAGTGTTTTGCCTCCTTTTTATAAACCACTTATGCAGGACGAATGCACATGGTCATTGAAGGGAGTGCTCTTGCGTCCACTataccctttcccttttgttgttTGTTGATATCCTTTGCTTGCATCTTTGTTCATTTAGTGTTTGCTTGTTTTtagtctttcttttttttcgtttcCATTTTTTCCAGCCCTCTGAACCTTGggccttttctttttaataatttgTTCTAGAAAATAGTTATTGTCCTCTTAGAGGCATGAAAGTTGGAATTTATACTTTATCTTTTGTCCTTGTCTATCCGTTTGACTCACTGATTTGTTAATGTTACTGGTGATGGCAACTCAGATTTGTTACTGTTGTAGTCATGATAAACAAAGTGGTCGCCTCCAAATGAAATATGCTATCCCATGACTGCTGGAGGGACAGAGCAAATCTGAGGATGATTATTGACCACACTGAGTGGTGGGAAGAAAGAATTTAGTTCTAGCTTATCACAAGGTTTGGCAGAAAGCACTCCGTTTGTATTACTAGATTGGGAAATAAATTTGGTCTTTGGACTTGGTAGATACAAATCTATGACAAGCAGTTTGTGATGCTGAAAGCACTAGTGTGCAAAATCATTATCAGGATGATGACAATAGGATAGACCATCTCCTAGCCATCCCTCAACAGTGTCATCAATTTCTGATAACAAACCAACTAGAAGATGTCCACTTTGAGTGGCGTCATTGTGCTTGAAAATCTTTTAGACTATTTGGTCTGCTCTGAATAATTGATGGCCTCGTATTGACTATTGAAGCCTCCAACTTATCCTGTTCTGCTTGGTCACCTTTAAGTAGTCCATTCAAATTTGGTTACTATCTTGAACTTCAAGCGTATTTAGGTAGTCATTTCTTCAGCATCTTTGCCAGCATAATGGAGATGAAAACATCAGCCACTTATCATGACCATCAAGGAGTGAGTCAGCGTGATCTATGATGCTTCACATTTGTAGTTTAAGCAGAAAAAGTGGAGTCATAATTTTCTGGCAACGCTTATTTCAACGTGTAAGGCTCTTCATTTAGGTTAAGAAGTCTGCATGGCAGTTCGTTATTACAAATGCCGGCTTAGTTCTCTAAACTTGACATCGTCATCATAAGGCTTTTTAGTAATGTTATGTTTgagattctatttctttttgtgTTCTTGGTTCTCAATGTAAggcttttacttttctttctgtAAACCTTCATGATTTATAAAAAGCATCTGAgtttgttttgtatttaattgtAATTTGGCTCCCCAAAACAAATGGACGAAATGCATAGTAATGTTGCCACCGGAATGTCAAAGTTGCCCATTTCGGAGAGTTGCCAGTTGCTTCACATTCATTCTTCACGTCTTCAAGTGCCTGGTGGTTCTACTCAGTGTTTGGTACTCTGGTTCTTTGTGAGGATTGACATTGGACTGGAGTTGGAAAGAAACTTGCAACTTTTTCAGCGCTCTTTATATCCTAGGAGTATACAAATAAAGGTTTCACTAATGGGTATCCAAAGGGGTACTCCCTTAGAGAGGCCTCGAGTGTAATTATTTACTAGAGTATTGTTAATTTGTAGGGCTATCAGTCCGGCTTTGTGAGTCAGATTTTGACAAATTGAAGCTCGACTCACAAAAGAAATAtagcctttgaaattttggGCTTTTGCACTCGGATTCATATTAAGACACAGATCTTGTTCCATTCATCACTTAAATtaaatggattcagatcttaacaagATTAGATGCGTTTAATAACAAAAAACacaatatctgaattaattaaatgtcactaaatttactaattGAAACTTACTTCTaaaaataagtaataaattattcacttattactaatgtgatatatactcaaaTATATGATACATATTTAGGGTACATGtgataaaactaaaatctaaaatatgaagtttaaattcaagtttgaaaattgaaatttaaaatatgaaatttgatatctgaattcattaagttaCTAAATTATTGAGTACAAAATCTGATacatttgaatgtatatcacattaagtgataagtaaataGCTCATTACTTAATTTTGAagcaagttttgcctaaaaaattcagtgccacttaataAATCCAAATGTActatttttttgttatcaaatgcatttgaacatattaagatttgaatcaattaaatttaaatgttaaATTGGGTATCAAACAGGGATTTAGTACTTAATAATTCAGTAACTTAATGAATTTAgaattcaaattttagtttcatatttcaaatttatcaaatgcacccttaGTTTGGAGATTGAGAtttggagagaaaagaagagagaagtaggaaaattcaaagtttaatttaaagtttttcttgtttgggagtttaagtgggaagaaaagaaaagaaagtggtAGGAAATGGAGAGATAGATTGGTTAAAAAACTTTCCTCTCGAAAATGGGAAGAAAAGTTTCACTTAACCTTTTAAACATTTTCAAAATGCCAACTTATATTCataaaatattaaacaataaaccATAATATCGATTGTGTCCAAAATCATTCTTCTTGTTCCTAAACTCTCAATCAACTTGAgaagaaaattatatattttctcctcttttcttttacaacttatcctctcttttcttttctctcctctcctGAACTCCCAAGTTAAGCCGAAAGGATTCATACTCGACTCACAAATTAATTAGAGCATTGGGCTTAAATTAGGTTTGACCAAAGTTCACAATTAAATACGTAATTATATAAAACATATGTTTAATATTTATGTATTGTTATATGACTATGTataaattgttaattttttaCGTTATAATATACTTAACCATAAATTATACACATTATTGTCTatgttataaatatttaaacaaattaTTACTTGGATCGGATTTTAACCAGATCGAGACTAATAAGGCTCAGGTTTGGCTCACATTTAAATTTTACTCTATAGTTAGACCCAAATTCTATTAGACCCAGTTAAGCACGAGATTTCGCCTTAATTTCTTCCTAAATGAGTGGGTTGAAATCAAACTGATTCCGTCCCACTGACAATCCTATTAATTGAGTAAGCGTTTAAATACTGTGGATGCAATAAATATGAGGTGTGGATCTCTATGGTAATTTTGACGTAAATCGGGTGTATGCTGTCtagaaaaatcctaaaaattcTGTTTTAGAGATATGGTCTTGAAATTGATTGTAATCTTCAATACAAGAGTGCAATCCCGACCGACCATTAAGACGATATCGTGAAACGAAATAAACGGAGTTCTTAAATTTAACTATCGGTTACATGATGTTTTGAGATTTATTATCACTATTTTTCTAGCAGAAAAGATCAGGAAACTTTATTATAGAAGAAATTATGGCATGTGCATAAATCCTTGCTCAATCAATACAATCTTAAATTCCTCCATTTAAGCAATCTTCGTCCAAACTGAtcaaaaaacaaaggaaacccCGTTATAAAAGGTCACCTGGAGTAGCTGTTACATCAAAGTTCACAATAGTATTTCATCTATTAAGTACGAAAAAAAAATGGCTTCTCATCATCAAATATCCAAAGCAACAACGTTAATCTTTCTAATGATGCTTGCTCTTTGTGCATTTCCCACGGGCTTGAACGCACGAGTTCTGTTGCAGAAGAAGGATGGTGAAATTGACAGCACAGCTACGTTTCAGAAAATGGACTTTGATCTCTCGGCTTTGAAGAAGGAGATGACGAGTGGAAGATTGTTGAGAGAAGTACCCGGTGGACCAAATCCTCTCCACAATATTGTTCCACCACCACCAAAACGATCATCAACAATCTCTTCAGATAACTAGATGTATTTGCAATTGAGGCATATATGCATGGTTGTGTCTTGCATGGATTTGATGTTCTGATGCACTTACTGCATTTATTCCAATAAAATTGTtccaaaattgaaacaaaatatGTGTTTGAATATCAATGGCTAcctattttaacttttttttttggctttttcctAAGTCGTATCTCCTAAATAATCTCAGATTTTCAGTTGATAAGTTCAATTGGTTTGTCATTGTTCGATTTGTTTTAAATGCTTCAAGACATAAAAAATTGTTAAATGCAATGCTAATTTTCCACGGAAGTATAAGGATGTTGTACTTGTGGGGTTAGCGAGATAGGTAGTCCATCATCACAAGCCAAATAAAAGGGGTTCGGATTTTAGATCAGGACCGTCAATGGGATCGGACCATCCCGAACTCGGCTCAAAAAAAATTCGATGAACCTAACCTTTCATTGAGTTGGGTTGATGTTAGACCTAAATATTAGTTTCAAATTAAATGTGAACTGAATTTGAACTTTATTAGACTCAAATTCGATATAGATCCGACCCTCTAATCTGCAtctatgtataattatatataatatattcatattttgatatatatatatatatatgtgtgtgtgtgtctgtgtgtgtgtcaaaatatattaatatataagaaatattaaatatacaaaattagatcaaaattttcAGAAGGATGAATTTTAGTACGAGCAAATTgaggacttttgaaaatgtaatGACTGTTGAtcatattttattattatttttcatgtacTTTGAACTAATTGGATatattattgttgaaaaattcttagtttatatactttttaatgAACTATTACTGATttgtatataattttaatattgtgGTCCTGTGGATGTTAAATTAGCTTTAGAACTTAATAGGTATACTAATTCTATCAAGTAAATTAAGGCGCAACACATGAGTTTGGTTTAAATCCGAATTATGCTCACATTTGAATATTTTGTAAGTTGAATatgaatttcacatttatcaacTTGAAACTCATAATCCGAAACCTGCAAGTGATACTAACTATATGAGTCAAGTCTAAACTGGTTAAAACTCAACTCAGATGGTCCGATTGACAAGCTTATTTTAGATGCTGATAAGAAGTGGGTGTGCTTTCGTGCGTCTTTCTGCGGAAGTGTATGCAATTTAAAGATGAATAATAATTAACACAtggactttttttttgttttttgcgtGTGATTATCGTGTACTTGTACAccatcaaatttaaaaaaaaaaaatcaaaggaaCGAGTTAACACAAGAAAAGGCCCAATCATGCCAAGAGAATGCACTAAcacttctgatttgaatcctcaATCTATAATCAAGAGGACAATGTGTGATCAATTTATCTTTGACAAGTTAATTACTCCGCAAGAGCTTTTACTACTCTGAACTCTTGGAAGCCAAAGGGACACTAAGAGCTAGTTTTAAGCTTCTTTTGCGTTATTTTCCTAATTGTCGCCAGTCTTCCTCTCTTTTATCTATCAGCAAACATATATGAATGTGGAGGAATTTGCTGATAGATAAATGATAAAAAAGATATCTAGGGTCGACCTTTATCTAAGCTTTTGATTAATCATAGGTAATACCTTCCTGAAAGACGTGAAAAAAATGGATGAACATATTTTAATCTTAGACGGTATACGTGCCACATTCATTCCCTAAATTTAGTTGTCCACGTGTAAATAAAGGGTCTGTCTAATGGATGTTTAACAAGCACTTAGATATTAgatttttaaaagtgaaagattaattagaaaaattatataaatgtaagaaaaagtaataattgttagtatatatATGGTAGTAATAATTGTTAGCAATAATTGTTAGTACCTATATACATAATTGTTAGCAATAATTGTTAGAAGAACGCTAAAATGTAATTTACCagcctttatttattttttccatgTAAGTGAAAATGGCAAGTTAAATGTATATGGCCATGTATTATAAGAAGGTAAGTGGCACATTTTATTATCTTCCATAGAAGGAATAAAATCTGTTGTAGATGAAATTGACATACAATCCACTAAATCTTGTTACTCAATGTCACTGAACATGGACAATCCGCTTTTCCCTTTTGGCTAAGTCTCATCAATTCGGCATTaaaaatgaatcaaaaacaaatcaagaaatgcCCCCTATATAAACGACCACCACCATCCTCACATCACTGCACAATAGTTGATAGTTGACTCTTGATAggtaaagcaaaaaaaaaaaaggctgttAAAATGAGTTGGAAAGCAACCATTTTGATCTTTTTCATGATGTTAAATTTCTGGGGATTTCTCATGAGTTGCAATGCAAGAGTTATTGTTGAGAATTATCCCTCAGTTGACAGCAAAACTCTGTTTCATAAGCTGGGCTTTGATGTCGCTGAATACCAGAAGAAGAATGCCCGATTGTTGAGAGAAGCACCGGGCGGACGTGATcccactacaacaaaaatggcctttaACGGCATTTAAAAGTGTCAGTATAGATAATCTAACCTGACACTTTATCTATCCTCACACCTAGGGCGAGTgttgtcccttccaatgtggggatAGACCCATACTATTCAACATGTCAGGAAAACTATGTTGTTATAACATCCCATCTGCCAACAAAAATCCCTTTTCTTGATAATTGAAAGTGTCAGGATATGTATAGTACAACATTAGAATATCGAATTCTATGCTGACACTTTTAATTGtcaggaatttttttttcatttttttttatataaaagtaACCTGTAGGTAGTGCTCTCTGCTATACATTCCGTCAATCAGAAACCcaaaggacttgtaaaattatcccaaagaacaGAATGCATATAGTAATCTAAAAACAAAAGTCAATGCTCAAATATAATTTATGGAACTAAAAGTCAATAACAAGTACTAACATAACAAATCCCTAACAAGTACAAACTTGAAAGATTTTCTTGTGCACAAACTAAAAGATCCTTATGTGCACAAACTAAAATATTCTCTTCCCTAACAAGTAGAAAGAACTTGCaatagcttccaaactttccAATGAAATGAGAGCCTTCAATCATAACCATGAATACCCCATCAATCTTCAGCTGGTTCCACCTATGCACAAAGTTTGTTGGGATCATTAGATCATCATAGCTAGCAATAAAATTCATTAATGTGTGAAAAGCATAAGGAACCACTTACAAAAGCTGATCTTTAGTGTAGTTTTTGTGCCTCTCGCATGTCTTAGTCCACTTCTTGAACCCATTGACAGAGCATTGTGCAGTAAAGATTGCTACCATTGCTAAGAGAGACGGGGGAATCTAAGCATTTCATACTCGACGAGGCACAGCTCAACGATCAAGAAGGACAGAAGCTCCAACTAGTCACCAGAAGATTATTGCCAGTTATTAGGAACAGAAACAGAAACTTGAAAGGAATTTActacaaaacaataaaaacaaccGAACAAGAAAGGAATGATTGAATCATttggtttttaaaaaaaaaattctgaataAACTAGGCTACTCTCTTTCACTGGCTTGACAACATGTATCCAGCACTGCTTGCTTTTTTTGAAGCTCAAATATCTTCTTCCCTTCTTTATAGCTGCTTCCAAAGGCTGCTCTAGAAATCACATCTGTAGAAAGGCTCTGCAGTTCAGGATTGATATCAATTTCAGTCCATCCATCGGATGCAATCAACATCTTCCATCGATCAATCAGGTTGCAGCAACTTGCTAAAAACTCTGGCACCATTCCCTGCTTTCTTTAAGTCATAAGTACATAGGGATGAAGCTCATTTATATTAACAGTTTAGGCATGCAACTTaatcaagataatgcacttttgCTCTTCCTTAGCATAACTTGTTGACCTCAAAAAAGTTCTTTTTATTGCAATACATTTAATTAAAGAATGTTCAGTTATGTTTCACATTCTTTTTGGTCAAATGTACTAAAAAGAAATTGTCTGTCCTGCTCTTCCGACCATTAGTCTATAAGACACCAACTAAATAGCCAAAAGCCTACTAGAATAAGATATGATGCATTCCACGAAGCATTACTTACACTGCAGAGGGGtagaaaaaatcagaaaaattccacAATAATCTAGTAGAAAGCAGGGATTACCTGCAGCTTCTCATGGTGGAATGCAGGAGTAATTAACCTTCTACACTTGGCCCATTTCTCACCTTCCAAGGTTGAGACTCCCAGGGTTAAAAGGTCCACAAGAGGGTTCTGTGGAGGCTTTTGGAAGTGACCATCCTTGTCATTCAATATCAGCCTCATCAGCTCTGCCTTCCCCATTATCAGTCTCGACCTTGTCCAGTCCAACTCAGGCATACTTTTCCTATTTTAGCAAACCAAGCCACCATTAATCACAATTCAATGGAGTcatagtttttatttttcttggcaGATGTAATTGTCGAGCTTGTAATAACATGCAAATAACTAAAATGTTTCACCGCTCAGAACCATGTAAACTATGATTAATTCAAATTGAATAAACTAGGCTTCTCTCTTTCACTGGCTTGTCAACATGTATCCTTTTAAGACTCTTTCACACGAAGTATCTGGTCACATGAGATTTATTTGTAatcacttttctaagattcaccAGTTTCTCGGTTGTCTAGACATTTTATCGAACAGGTTATAGGCAACAAATCCATAACAAAATAGTCACATGAATCAAGTAGACAATCGAAAGGAATAAAGCTAAACAACAAGTGCACTCAAATTATAAACTATTACTATATCCATTTCAATCTCAAACAGACTAGGCCAGAGGATCGGTATCGGTACTCACAAATCAAGGATTCGGCTGTGGCTTTCTCCTCCTGGTTGTAATCGCTCCCCATGCTAGGAAAGGTGGGATACTCTTAGAAAGGAGAGTCTGGAACCCTTTTCATAGTTCCCGTGGCTAATTCTTCCTTACTTTAACTGGTCACGGGAGCCAGAAAGAGcgaaaggaaagaaagtggaAGAAAGTCTCATTTAGTACCTCGACGGTCtattattttctaggtttcctTTACCCATCTGCAATCGTCTTGCGCCATCTACAAAAAGCTCCGTCTTAACGTCCCTACTTGGCATAGAGATAATTTGCAGAGAGTTAGTTTGTGGAGAGTGTTTTTTGTGAGAGAAATGAAAAGAAgcaaaatttgactaagtgtttTGGCCGGCAAATTGAAAGTTTGAATATTTCACAGCAAATGAATCTTCCGCCAATTCACTATATATGATGTTGTTTTgtgccccttttttttttttttttttgtatatctcacattttctcaagtgtcatgataggtagtctaaaggcacattattattcttatatcagataaaataaaaaaaaatagagtgtATATTATTGAGTTGATAACAAATGTCGTAATAAAAGTGCTATAATGACACAAACCAACAAGTGTTCTTATAGACATGTCAGGAaaagccatttttgttgtagtgtccTCATCACCATGCCACCCCACCACAGCCACCAACCATATCATAGATGTCTTTGATGTATGTATAAAGTATTCAAGGCTGCAGGCATATGTTTGATCTTTAGATCCCTTGTAATAGTAATACTTAGTGGAACTGAAATTCccaattcaataaaaaaaaaagagaaaaaaatctaTGAGATGACTAATTAGATCAATCCATGAAGCCTTCAGATCATTTCAAATATATGTTGAGAATCGAAGTCAAGAAATTTTGAAGTTACTATAGATTTGATGGTGCGCAATATAGTTAAACATGATTATAAGTTTCTCAAATCTAGACAACTAGGCATAAAAacaactctctttttcttttttctttttttttggttcaagaGGAAACTTCAAACCTTGCAAAGGAGGAAAGGGAAGTGGCACTTTAATTTTGCAAAACGAAGATCTTTATTACCTACAGGGCATCTGGTGTCTCCGATTGGATGGTTTGGAATTCCTGGTTTCCTCAATTCTGTGTCCAAGTTATGCAAAATATAAAGGGGATTAtggagaaaacaaaatttttatgctataatggaaaagaaaatttaaggaAGCAAAATGAGCACCCAATTTTACCCAGTACTAATTGAGCTATTGAACAATAACAGTAGAGACCAAATTAAGAGATTTATATAGATTAAAGCCCAAAAGCGCAAGCAAAATGTCATGTGAAGCAACAGTAACAAACTCTGTACATGAACCATGGTTCTTCAATGAAAGTCACAGACCTGTGTATCTTTTGAGAGATAGTTCTTCGTTTCCAATATTTTACCATCAAGTTATGTACGTGCCAATATGATCTATGCAAACAGGTTAAGATATCCCATGTATGATCTGATCTAGAACTCCATACTAGTGTCAATTGTTGCATGTTTGCCGTTGAATTTTCTTAAAGATCTGCATAAATGGCCTCTTACAAACTATTAGATTAAGACTCTGAAATTCTATTAAAGTAATTTAATTAAGGGTAAATTACTTATAATCTCCTGCAATTTTACATAGTGTCAGATggccccctatggtttcaaaatagcCACATATCCTCTCTATGGTTTTATGTAAAGTAGAAAATGGATGGAATGCACAATCACTTACACTGTTTATACCAAAAGCGCTCTAAAAGCACGTGTGGTAAAATTTTAATCTGCATATAACTCCTTCATGGTttgtataaatataaatatccactttactctcttttgaattttgcatTTATCCATATAATCCCCTTATGCTTTTATAAAAAATAGTTGGTTGTCAATAGATTTGGCATTTAAATAAGGGTACTATTGGTATTTCAATTAACGACATTACATAGGTTATTTTCTATCAACTTTTCACTTTATATAAAACCATAAGTGAGTGAAATGGATATCTTGAAATATTAGAGGGGCCATGTAGCAATAAACGAAACCATAGAGAGGGTTATATGTTATTTACCCTTTAATTGATGACCATGACTACGTGGAAGTTGGATGCTTCAAAATATAAGACACGATAATAGTCGTTAATAAGTttctgtttgatcaatttttcCCCTTTGCTCACTCAtgttcttggttttttttttttcaaatttgatgaaaataaAGGTGAAGCAATATTTTTGTGAGTTAGAACGCCACCTTGCAAATCCTATaggcaggtttttttttttttcaatttaaaaagtTATTCTAAATCTTACAATgatgataataaaaaaaataaaaaaattgaagagtCCAAATAAAGTCCTCACGAACGTTGcgaatcatatatatatatatatatatatatatatatatatgtatatatatataaaggagtTGTTTGATTGTTGGATAATTTTCATCTGACCTTTTCGAGGGTGAAGTTAGGTTATGCAGCCCGAGTGTACAAGTCATTAACGGTATAGTACTAGCGTTGTATGTTCATTGCTGTGTGCATTACCCACTTTACCCTTAGTGGGTTGATGCTTACACTGCTTCAGCTTTGCGCTTCTAAGTAGCCGTTACCATTGATTTGTAATTGCTGCAAATCGTCATGCAAGTCATTGAGTTTCTGCAAAGAGATCTAGGGGTTACATTGAATA
The DNA window shown above is from Coffea arabica cultivar ET-39 chromosome 5e, Coffea Arabica ET-39 HiFi, whole genome shotgun sequence and carries:
- the LOC113743520 gene encoding cytochrome P450 CYP72A616-like, yielding MPELDWTRSRLIMGKAELMRLILNDKDGHFQKPPQNPLVDLLTLGVSTLEGEKWAKCRRLITPAFHHEKLQGMVPEFLASCCNLIDRWKMLIASDGWTEIDINPELQSLSTDVISRAAFGSSYKEGKKIFELQKKQAVLDTCCQASERE